Below is a window of Macadamia integrifolia cultivar HAES 741 chromosome 8, SCU_Mint_v3, whole genome shotgun sequence DNA.
tgatcttggtttagggattatacctatggttaaatatcttttatgattcttacattataaaaattatagggttattcatatgtttaatatggtaaaggatccTCAACAAATTAAACCCCTGACCCAGCCAGCCTAGACACCTCTTGGGCCTTAAAGTCAAACCTTAGCCGAGCCTACCCTACCCCATAGGACATTTCAATTGATAGCTAGGGCTACACTTTGAGCTGGCCAAGCCTCCTGTCGAGCTCTAATGATCTATGAATCAGCACATGTTTCGGGACTAGATAAATGGACAAAATATAAGATTGATAATTGATCAAGGGTGTTTGTTTCCCCACTAGCGAGGAGTGTCAAAAGTGAGAGTCGACGGATTGAATCAAAACCACTAACACAAATTTCTTATTGGTTCAATAATGGTTTTGATTTTCAGACAATGTTTTAAAGATCCAAATCGACTAGACCAATCAAAATGACCAATTggacaaaaggagaaaaaaatgaattgaattgataaATAAAAGTAAACAAAAACCGATCAAAAAAGATTGCTAACATTTTTATTTGGCTTTTATGGATTGagcatttataaaaaaaagtataaaataaatggataaatgaaaaatgaaaaaagttgGACACACCACCTGTGTATCGTAAGTTAATGCATGTTGTGtctctctcttgtttcttcGTTTGAAATGATTGTTATACCCTTCTATATAATGCCTTATTCTATGCCATCATTTAGGGGTATCAACTGATTGGGATAAGCTGATTTTGATCGGGCTTCACTAGGCTTGGCTAAATTCTAAGGCTGCACCGTGAACACTCATTTAGCTAAGCGAGCTTAGCTAGGGTAgacatggtacggtttataatcgggtTACCATAAAGGGGTCTTAATCGAGCTCTAATCTAGCTACAGACTTGTTTATCCCTAAACAGGCATTAAACGAGTCTTTTGAACATCGATGCAATAGTCGAAATATTCaaactgttagatcaaacaacaagaaatattaaaataaacaaacaaaaaaatccgCACAACACaaatttaacaaggttcacacaccaatgtggtgtattGCGTCttcgggcaaagaagaaaatGTATCACTATGCAGAAAAGAAATTACACTCAAGCagcggtgagaaaactcgccttgaaaccctaCCCCTAAAAACTtcccaaaatacaatgaatttctcaacaagacaacagtacattatatactccaagttcCAAGTCGACCCATTAAGTCATGGTCGATCCTGTCAAACCATACCGCAGGGGCTATGCCTCTGCACCCCCATAAGAGATCATTGTTGGGCTCTctacttccatcatagatcttaTAAAACTTCACATTcaagtcgccaccaaaatatgtcggaacgagtcaattttcaaaacgggtcaagaattcgagacaaacttaacacaaaCTAACAAGCTTATTCTGCTGAAAGCACAATTTTGCCTCAAGCATTTCCTACAAGTCCACCATTAATTCACCACCACAATTagatgaatttcattttttaatttaattttcttttattaaaaacGCTTGTTCATCAATCAATCTCTTGTCTATCTTAAAAATTGAAGCTAACCCATTTGGACTTTTGCTAAACTGTTTAATTATATCAGTGGCAAAATGAAGATTTCAAATAGAATTAAAGGAGTCAGGCTAGATAGCTGAACTGTTTTCTACTTGTTTATAAATGTGTCGAACTCAGTTCAAGTCAAGCTATAAACGTGTCAAACTCAATCAGTTCTACTGGTGCGagcctggaattgacacccttatcccCATTGGTGCCGCATTTAAGATAACGTAAGGCGTGAAAATTGTCTATAATTGTTGCATCAGTGCAGTAAGTATCAGGTGATTGAAAGCTGTAAGGGTGtcgattggttcggttttgattattcggttcggttctaaatgatgataaggtggaccataATCAAATCGAGAACCGACTAGGTtccgtatttagatactcaaactgATTCAATTCGGCTTGGTTCAGTTTCGACTCCAATTCAGTTCtgatatgcaattttaattcggttttatACCTCGATTTTAATTCAGTTATGAAAACAATTctacttttgaaccatgactgtgatggaccaaagaccataatgggctcaagttatgggccttatgaccattgctaactccaaaattatcttagtTTGTAAATGTGTGATgataaattaccaaaaaaaaaaaaaaaaaactcttaaatGATAAGAGCAATTCGGTTCGAACCAATGGTTTTGATACCCAAAACTGAGACCCAGCCGAACCGAATAACACACTCACATATTCAAACtaaatttgaaccaaataaattcaattcgattttgatttcgatttgaaattgacaccctttgaAAATCGATTGGGATGTATTATGAGGTACTGTCAGCCATCCTATGCTCGTTGCACTTCACCGCCGGCTGAGGTGGATGTGGACTCTAACGTACGGCAGACCCAATCTGTCGTTTAACCCAAAAGGGATAGTTAGCTGGTAAGTCCAAATCTCCTTGGCCCTCCCAAcgaaaaaaccaaaacaacccACTGACTTAACGGCGTGGGACAACGCGTCTTTGTGATCTGTCCGTACACCAATGCCACCGATCATTAGGTTGACTTTGTAACGACCGTGTTGACTGGGGCCAAAATTGCAAGCCACGATGCCATCTGTTGGTTTGGTGTCAACCAAATCCCTTGGCTGCGGCTCCGGGCCGTGCCAAGCGAGACAGGAAGGACCAGGATTTAGGAAGCTGTTCGGATTTCGGACCCTTTTAAACCGCCTATAAATATCATTCACACAATCCTCATTGCTCACCCTTGCGCGAAAGAGAGAGATCGTGGAGAGAAGCGAAGAGGCGATTCGTTTTTTCTTCGGCTTTGGCATCTTCTTCGTTTCTGAGTTTCAAAGCTGCCTTTCGAAATGCCTCAAGGAAAGCTTGAAGTTCTACTGGTCGGAGCCAAAGGCCTCGAGAACAGTGATTTTCTCTGTAAGTCATCGAATCTCCATAGCTGTTCCTTTATCACATTTGGTTTCTCATTTCTCATCCTGATTTTCTAAGATCCTGATCACTCTGTTGATACACAAAGAATGCAATTAAATCCAATCATTCATCATTGTCTGTTGTTTCGTCTCAATTCCGTCAGATCTGGACTCTGCTTCTATCAATTGGTTAATTCCATGATTCACTGCTAACTTTTCCTTGATAATTAAGTGAAGCATTAATTTTTCTATCCTATCCCTGAATCTCGCGAGAATTCTTGTAATCTCATTCTCAAGGTCTTATTGAGGCTGATCTACTGTACAGGTCCTGTTAATGTCGATGATTGTCTTTTATTGACTATTCTTactagattttttgtttttttttcattgattttgaCTTCTAGATCCTCTTTAAGATCTTGAAAAGTCTTGGATTTACTTCGAATCTCCATGCGTATTGCATCTGAttcatttgttttatattttattttgtatcaAGGAAAAAGTTCTTTCGGTATTTCTCCATTGATCAATACCTTATTTTAAcgatcttcttttttttacctttaAGTGATATTCCCTTGATCTGTTGCCACTTGCCATTGTTTTGTAAAGCTCTACACGGCTTTAGAACTTTGCAAAaagcatttctttctttctttctttctttctttcatactTACTCTACAATCTTGTATTTATGTTTGACGAGGTTTAATTGTTTACGAGCAGCTAACATGGATCCCTATGTTGTCCTCATTTGCCGTACTCAGCAGCAGAAGAGCAGTGTCGCATCAGGTGAATTTCTAGGTGCTTCGAATTTTTTGATCCATATGGTTTTGTTTGTATTGAACTTGGCAGACCATGAGGACCATGGACCACAATAATTCTGGTTTAGGATTATGAAATATGAGCCTTTATCTAGTATTTTTATGAGACAAGACAGATCACTGCGAATGCCTGATAAGTGGTGTGATGCACCTCACTGGTTTTGATTCTGCTCAACTAGGTCGTGGCTTAACTACAAAGACAATGTATTTAGCTTCAGTTCTGTATTGACTGACTACTGACAGTGAAGGATGGTTGATACAGGTAAAGGAACTGAACCAGAATGGAACGAGAGTTTTGTGTTTACCGTATCTGACGGTGCTACAGAACTGAACCTTAAAATAATGGACAGTGATTTTGGTTCTGAGGATGATTTCGTGGGAGAAGCAACGTGAGTACATATCATTATTTTTCTAGAATCTGGAGTATTTATAACAAAGGTCATGAATTATGAGTAAATACTGATCACTCTTCCACTAATGGACTTCCCCCAATCCCAAACTTTAGCTCTTCGAATAATCAAACTCTGAAAGTGGAACCCAAAGCACAGTGTCTTAGCTACATACAATAAAGGAACGGAAATGTGTTCATGGAGGATTGTTTATTACGCGGTTAGGATTTGAGACTGCTTTGTAATATGGAAGAATGAAAAGTAGTGTAGGTAGAATCTTAGATGGAGCATGTCGTGGTTTCCCTTGCCTTGATCAACTCAAACTATTCAACTTTGTGGTAGATAAGAGATATGTCAAAAGTTCTCTTTCACCTAGGATAATTAAATACATCTATCTTCTAAGGTTATTATTATCCTTATTATACAGAAAAGATAATACCCTAATATTCTTCACGTTAAAATCGTCTCTTGTCATGAGGCGATGAGATACAATGAGCATCCAACAACTAGGAGGGTTCATAGGATACTAACTGCACCTCACTGCTCACCGCTGACAATTTGCACTCATATTCCCCCCTCCCTTGCACAATCCAGGTAATGACAACCATCATTGTAGGAATTTCTTGTCACCAGGGGTGAAGGCGAAAGCCATCATTAGACTAGACTGACAATTTTACCAGTAAAACAGTTAAACAAGAATTCTCTTTCCTCTTGCATCGAACTGCACTCTAAAAGGTTCAAAACTGGATTTTATTCTATTGTTTGGCAGTATTCCTCTGGAGCCAGTGTTCATGGAAGGAAGCCTCCCGCCAACTCCATACAATGTGGTCAAGGAGCAGGAATACCGTGGGGAGATAAGAATTGGTCTGACATTTACACCAGAGGTAATCTCCCTCCCTCGCTCATTAACCATCAATTTTGGTAAGGGCTCTCGGATTGGGGATTGGGGATTGGGGATTGGGGATTGGGGATTGGACATTGATACCCAAAGCCTGGAAAATAATACGATGATAGTTTGTAGATTCCTGTGCATGTCCTCTCACATCTCACTATAAATCCCACATTCCCTCTTCATTGAAACTCTCCCTTACGAATTCATGCAGAGTTTCCCTCATTGGTGGGAAACTGCACTATGATGTTGTAGTGATCCCTATTCCCAGAAATACATACAGATCCCTCTACCCGCCAGTGGAGGGGGCTTCTTGCTTTCTGGTTTTATATGAAACTACTACAAGTCCTTCGGTGGCCACGAATGGTTTGACAAAAAAGGATGCAGGTTAATGCAATGGTGTTTCCCTGACTCATATCTAGCCATCTAAGATTTATCAATATTTATTGTCTTAacggagttttttttttagatggtaGAAAGAGAGATAGGATCCGCTGTTCATACGATCATCTAGTCATACAAGTCAGCATCTAACACCTGTCTCACCTTCTGTCATTCCATAGATAGAAGGgtatatttaataataaaaatgataaatattAGATGTTGACTCGTACAATCAGGTGACTGTACAAACAGCTGTTCTGTTTTCGTAGATATAATTAACAGAGGCACCCATATGACGTATTAAGACTTCCTTTCATCAATGCAGGGTATCCGCGACCGGGGTTTCCCCGAGCAAGAGGAGAGCTATGGTGGATGGAAAGAATCTTCCTACTAGAAAACGATATGTGAATTTTGGTTTTCATGGGCCGTTTCTATATCAACTTTAAATACTGTAATGCATGAACAATGAATGACAGCCAGTTGATCAGTTTTTAAATCATCTTTTCGAACTCATTAGGTTTGGAATTAAGAAAAAGCTGATCCtcatatttttcactttctaccCGTTTATCCTAATTCCATGGACTTCTTGGTAAGCTCATCGGAACGACATTTTGACGGGGAGGAAGATAGCACATCAATGTCCCCCAAACAAATGGGTCAACCTACCATAGTGAGGATATTTATAAGATTAAACTTCTGTCTATAGAGGTTAATACCTTCGACTGATGAacaaaaaagggcaaaagaTAAGCGGTGTACCCAAAACAGTACTTGACCATCTATTTTACAGAGTCCATTTACCATGGATTTACCTAGCCTAATATTTTGGCTTCCCTGGAGACTGCTGTTTGGCTGTAGGTTTCTCTGCTGTTCCAAACTGGAACATAATATCAGATTGACGAGAGCCATCTGAGCCAAGATCTGGCAATGTAAAGCTACTTCTGCTCTGATCCTGACCCTTGCTGAGATGTTGTTGGAAGTATTCCCCAATAACTAGATTATCCATGGGAATCGCACCTGTAAGTGTCTTGAATGCAAATTCGAGGCAGGGATCTGGCCATGAGTCCCCAAAAGGCAAGACAAGTGGTGACTCTGGCTTCTCCGTGGATTGTTTCTCACTTTCAAGCTTTCTTACGAGTTCCTCCAGATCAGCTTGGTCCCCAGGAGGCTTGCCACCTTCCTTGGATAGATTTTCATCTAACAGCACTGCCGAATCTCTGGAATCGTGAGGTGTGGTTACTACTCTAGCTACATCCTCTTGCATAGATTCCTGATGATTGCAAATACTTGGGTCGACAACTGTGGCTGGATTTGCTTCCAGGTTTACAGACTGCTTAGCCACCATTCGAAGAGACCGTTCAGATATTTCCAAATTTGGTGCTAACTCAGCCCGGAGCCCAGCAAGGCGTTTTGAAGCTCGACGATGCACGGGGAGTTCTTTTCCATCTTGGGAATTTCTTGTGCGAAGctggttcttttttttatgcTTTCCAAGACTTTTCTCTAAGAGCTGCTTCTCTGGAGAAAGCTTCCCTGAGGAAGCTGAAATACACCCATTTTTGGCATAGACTAAGCCTTCAGATTCTTGTTGGGCTACACTAAACAGTTCTGAGCTTTCCCTGTTGACAGGATGTGATTTCTCTGAAGGCTGCTCCTCTGGAGAGACATCTGCTGCAGGAGCTAAAATAATATCTTTTTCAGCACATACCATCTTCTCTTCTGTATTCTCTAAGCCTCTAGATTCTTGGACTGCACTATTCAGTTCAGAACTTTCCCTATACGCATCGTGTGGCTTCTCTGAAGCCTTTTTCCCTGGACTGACATCTGCTGCAGGATCTGAAATAAGACTTTTTTCAGCACAGCCCATCTTCCCTTCCATATTCTCTAAGCCTCCAGATTCTTGGGCTTTACTAATCAATTTAGAGCTTTCCCTCTCCGTACAATTGAGATCTTTCATGGACACCCTCTCTGGAGATACCTCAGCCCCAGAAGCTGACATGCACCCATTTTCAGCACAGACCAGTTTCCCTTCTACATTCTTTATGCCTTCAGATTCTTGGTGAGCTTCAATAAGCATTTGAGAGCTTTCCCCATCTACAGAGTATAGCAATTAGCAAAGTTAAAATCAGAACTCAGAAGCAAGGGTTTTCTACTTATCATGTCATTGGTTCATCATCAAGGCCACTATATtaagtctcaaactttaaaACGTCATGGATATGTcatggatttggacaatttttctGCGTTAAGCAATCACTAAGGCCCCGTTTGGTTAGATCTGAAGTTCCATTTGTGTTTAATCATTGCAAATTGATTATTGGTAAAGGCAACACTCAATTCTGGAAAGAAAAACGGTTGGAGCTTTAGCTGGAGATCCCTGTTTGAAAAGGGATTTGTCCCTCCCATCTGTTTTGAGGAGGAATAGCCTTGTCAAGGATCAATAACAGGCACACAGGAAAAGCAATGTCGGTTTCTTAAGTATGATATCTTTTTGGTCCATCTCATAGATTTCTCTCATATCAACcaattcaatcataaataagggGAGGCGGCCTCCATTATCCCCTATACAAAAATTTCCAAGATGTTTAGAAAATGAAAGGAGAACAAAGCAGACAAGAAATTTTACACTGACCTAAAGCAACAACTGATAGTGGTGAGCATTCTTCCACCACGGAGGATTCCAGGACCAGTTCATGCTCCACTGCTTTATTTGATCTTGAGCTCT
It encodes the following:
- the LOC122087035 gene encoding methyl-CpG-binding domain-containing protein 13-like isoform X1, which produces MAIVKSPESLPPGWIEESKERPNGKMDSTGEKCRSKIEVARHTKSGNLCNHMPRKIKRCKSDNEKQVVQMEDVPNWLPTDWRVVIQTRKSGNRVGQNYKCYIAPITGFKLYSKRQVFSYLKTGKLRCHVSEPNERDIGMHSSESASKVVVEKNTEEGLPPGWIKEIKVTQLGNRTRKDPYYIDSGTGYEFRSKKDVFRYLESGDVRKCKIRPKKRQISGMVSTDGEIFPPTAAKRHKIAGNVTRRCLFTCQSSRSNKAVEHELVLESSVVEECSPLSVVALDGESSQMLIEAHQESEGIKNVEGKLVCAENGCMSASGAEVSPERVSMKDLNCTERESSKLISKAQESGGLENMEGKMGCAEKSLISDPAADVSPGKKASEKPHDAYRESSELNSAVQESRGLENTEEKMVCAEKDIILAPAADVSPEEQPSEKSHPVNRESSELFSVAQQESEGLVYAKNGCISASSGKLSPEKQLLEKSLGKHKKKNQLRTRNSQDGKELPVHRRASKRLAGLRAELAPNLEISERSLRMVAKQSVNLEANPATVVDPSICNHQESMQEDVARVVTTPHDSRDSAVLLDENLSKEGGKPPGDQADLEELVRKLESEKQSTEKPESPLVLPFGDSWPDPCLEFAFKTLTGAIPMDNLVIGEYFQQHLSKGQDQSRSSFTLPDLGSDGSRQSDIMFQFGTAEKPTAKQQSPGKPKY
- the LOC122087035 gene encoding methyl-CpG-binding domain-containing protein 13-like isoform X6, with translation MAIVKSPESLPPGWIEESKERPNGKMDSVVVEKNTEEGLPPGWIKEIKVTQLGNRTRKDPYYIDSGTGYEFRSKKDVFRYLESGDVRKCKIRPKKRQISGMVSTDGEIFPPTAAKRHKIAGNVTRRCLFTCQSSRSNKAVEHELVLESSVVEECSPLSVVALDGESSQMLIEAHQESEGIKNVEGKLVCAENGCMSASGAEVSPERVSMKDLNCTERESSKLISKAQESGGLENMEGKMGCAEKSLISDPAADVSPGKKASEKPHDAYRESSELNSAVQESRGLENTEEKMVCAEKDIILAPAADVSPEEQPSEKSHPVNRESSELFSVAQQESEGLVYAKNGCISASSGKLSPEKQLLEKSLGKHKKKNQLRTRNSQDGKELPVHRRASKRLAGLRAELAPNLEISERSLRMVAKQSVNLEANPATVVDPSICNHQESMQEDVARVVTTPHDSRDSAVLLDENLSKEGGKPPGDQADLEELVRKLESEKQSTEKPESPLVLPFGDSWPDPCLEFAFKTLTGAIPMDNLVIGEYFQQHLSKGQDQSRSSFTLPDLGSDGSRQSDIMFQFGTAEKPTAKQQSPGKPKY
- the LOC122087035 gene encoding methyl-CpG-binding domain-containing protein 13-like isoform X2 → MAIVKSPESLPPGWIEESKERPNGKMDSVVQMEDVPNWLPTDWRVVIQTRKSGNRVGQNYKCYIAPITGFKLYSKRQVFSYLKTGKLRCHVSEPNERDIGMHSSESASKVVVEKNTEEGLPPGWIKEIKVTQLGNRTRKDPYYIDSGTGYEFRSKKDVFRYLESGDVRKCKIRPKKRQISGMVSTDGEIFPPTAAKRHKIAGNVTRRCLFTCQSSRSNKAVEHELVLESSVVEECSPLSVVALDGESSQMLIEAHQESEGIKNVEGKLVCAENGCMSASGAEVSPERVSMKDLNCTERESSKLISKAQESGGLENMEGKMGCAEKSLISDPAADVSPGKKASEKPHDAYRESSELNSAVQESRGLENTEEKMVCAEKDIILAPAADVSPEEQPSEKSHPVNRESSELFSVAQQESEGLVYAKNGCISASSGKLSPEKQLLEKSLGKHKKKNQLRTRNSQDGKELPVHRRASKRLAGLRAELAPNLEISERSLRMVAKQSVNLEANPATVVDPSICNHQESMQEDVARVVTTPHDSRDSAVLLDENLSKEGGKPPGDQADLEELVRKLESEKQSTEKPESPLVLPFGDSWPDPCLEFAFKTLTGAIPMDNLVIGEYFQQHLSKGQDQSRSSFTLPDLGSDGSRQSDIMFQFGTAEKPTAKQQSPGKPKY
- the LOC122087035 gene encoding methyl-CpG-binding domain-containing protein 13-like isoform X4, giving the protein MAIVKSPESLPPGWIEESKERPNGKMDSCYIAPITGFKLYSKRQVFSYLKTGKLRCHVSEPNERDIGMHSSESASKVVVEKNTEEGLPPGWIKEIKVTQLGNRTRKDPYYIDSGTGYEFRSKKDVFRYLESGDVRKCKIRPKKRQISGMVSTDGEIFPPTAAKRHKIAGNVTRRCLFTCQSSRSNKAVEHELVLESSVVEECSPLSVVALDGESSQMLIEAHQESEGIKNVEGKLVCAENGCMSASGAEVSPERVSMKDLNCTERESSKLISKAQESGGLENMEGKMGCAEKSLISDPAADVSPGKKASEKPHDAYRESSELNSAVQESRGLENTEEKMVCAEKDIILAPAADVSPEEQPSEKSHPVNRESSELFSVAQQESEGLVYAKNGCISASSGKLSPEKQLLEKSLGKHKKKNQLRTRNSQDGKELPVHRRASKRLAGLRAELAPNLEISERSLRMVAKQSVNLEANPATVVDPSICNHQESMQEDVARVVTTPHDSRDSAVLLDENLSKEGGKPPGDQADLEELVRKLESEKQSTEKPESPLVLPFGDSWPDPCLEFAFKTLTGAIPMDNLVIGEYFQQHLSKGQDQSRSSFTLPDLGSDGSRQSDIMFQFGTAEKPTAKQQSPGKPKY
- the LOC122087040 gene encoding elicitor-responsive protein 3-like, translated to MPQGKLEVLLVGAKGLENSDFLSNMDPYVVLICRTQQQKSSVASGKGTEPEWNESFVFTVSDGATELNLKIMDSDFGSEDDFVGEATIPLEPVFMEGSLPPTPYNVVKEQEYRGEIRIGLTFTPEGIRDRGFPEQEESYGGWKESSY
- the LOC122087035 gene encoding methyl-CpG-binding domain-containing protein 13-like isoform X5, producing MAIVKSPESLPPGWIEESKERPNGKMDSVVQMEDVPNWLPTDWRVVIQTRKSGNRVGQNYKVVVEKNTEEGLPPGWIKEIKVTQLGNRTRKDPYYIDSGTGYEFRSKKDVFRYLESGDVRKCKIRPKKRQISGMVSTDGEIFPPTAAKRHKIAGNVTRRCLFTCQSSRSNKAVEHELVLESSVVEECSPLSVVALDGESSQMLIEAHQESEGIKNVEGKLVCAENGCMSASGAEVSPERVSMKDLNCTERESSKLISKAQESGGLENMEGKMGCAEKSLISDPAADVSPGKKASEKPHDAYRESSELNSAVQESRGLENTEEKMVCAEKDIILAPAADVSPEEQPSEKSHPVNRESSELFSVAQQESEGLVYAKNGCISASSGKLSPEKQLLEKSLGKHKKKNQLRTRNSQDGKELPVHRRASKRLAGLRAELAPNLEISERSLRMVAKQSVNLEANPATVVDPSICNHQESMQEDVARVVTTPHDSRDSAVLLDENLSKEGGKPPGDQADLEELVRKLESEKQSTEKPESPLVLPFGDSWPDPCLEFAFKTLTGAIPMDNLVIGEYFQQHLSKGQDQSRSSFTLPDLGSDGSRQSDIMFQFGTAEKPTAKQQSPGKPKY
- the LOC122087035 gene encoding methyl-CpG-binding domain-containing protein 13-like isoform X3, yielding MAIVKSPESLPPGWIEESKERPNGKMDSTGEKCRSKIEVARHTKSGNLCNHMPRKIKRCKSDNEKQVVQMEDVPNWLPTDWRVVIQTRKSGNRVGQNYKVVVEKNTEEGLPPGWIKEIKVTQLGNRTRKDPYYIDSGTGYEFRSKKDVFRYLESGDVRKCKIRPKKRQISGMVSTDGEIFPPTAAKRHKIAGNVTRRCLFTCQSSRSNKAVEHELVLESSVVEECSPLSVVALDGESSQMLIEAHQESEGIKNVEGKLVCAENGCMSASGAEVSPERVSMKDLNCTERESSKLISKAQESGGLENMEGKMGCAEKSLISDPAADVSPGKKASEKPHDAYRESSELNSAVQESRGLENTEEKMVCAEKDIILAPAADVSPEEQPSEKSHPVNRESSELFSVAQQESEGLVYAKNGCISASSGKLSPEKQLLEKSLGKHKKKNQLRTRNSQDGKELPVHRRASKRLAGLRAELAPNLEISERSLRMVAKQSVNLEANPATVVDPSICNHQESMQEDVARVVTTPHDSRDSAVLLDENLSKEGGKPPGDQADLEELVRKLESEKQSTEKPESPLVLPFGDSWPDPCLEFAFKTLTGAIPMDNLVIGEYFQQHLSKGQDQSRSSFTLPDLGSDGSRQSDIMFQFGTAEKPTAKQQSPGKPKY